A window of Kribbella sp. NBC_00382 genomic DNA:
CGCGGTCTACGTCGCCCATCTGGCTTCTGTCCGGGTAGGCACCAGCGGCTTCACCTCTGACCAACGCAACAACACCATCAAGCAACTGGGCCAACAGATCGCCCAGGAAAAACTGGCCGGCGTGATCGTCATGGGCGACTTCAACGGCACCGCCAACGACCGCAGCCTCGCCCCCCTCACCTACGGCCTCCGCTCAGCCCAAGGAGCCGCCGGCTTCGGCTTCGGCTTCACCTGGCCCTCCAAGTTCCCCATGGCAAGAATCGACCACATCCTCGTCCGAGGAGTCACCCCCACGAAGGCCTGGGTAATGGACTCAACCGGCAGCGACCACCGCCCTGTTGTGGCCGAACTCCGCATCTGACGGCCAGCCCGCCACCCGTCAGGCCAGCTGGCGGGTCTGCGACGGCTGGCTGGTTTTGGTGCCGCTGGCGTGATGCAGCGCGCTAGCGGCACGATAACCCGCCAGCGACGACAGGCATCGACCTGCCGTGTCGGCTATGCCGCTGGCCGGCTGTCGACCTCCGCACCCGCCCAGTCGTCTGCGGTCGTCGGCTGGGCGAGTGCGTGGACGTTTGAGTGGACCGGCTTGTCGGTCGGCCCCGGTATGCGGAAGGCCGCGATCGGTTGTCTTCCCGCACGGTCAGCTCGGCTCGGCGGGTGTCTACTCTCGATGCGCGCGACGTAGGAGCGCAGAGCTGGGTGGGTATGAGCGTCGAGTGGTGAGCTACGGAGGAGCGAGCGGCGAGGCGGCGTGGGGATGCCTGGGGTGGGGTGCTGCGGTGGGTGTGCTCGTCAGGCTTCGGCTAGGCCGTGGCGGTAGGCGTAGCGGACTGCTTCGGCGCGGTGGCGGGCGCCGATTTTGGCGAAGGTGTTGTTGATGTGGGTTTTGACGGTGGTTTCGCCGATGAAGAGGAGGTCGGCGATCTCGGCGTTGCTCAGGCCTTGGGCGATGAGTTTCAGGACCTCGCTCTCGCGGGCGGTGAGGCCGTCGTTGCGGGGGGCCGGGGTCGGGTTCAGGCCGGCGATCAGTTTGCGGGAGACCTCGGGGTCGAAGGTCGACTGCCCGGCGGCTGTTGCGTGCAGAGCCGCGCCGATCTCCACCCGGCCGGCGTCCTTGGTCAGATACCCACGTGCTCCGGCCCGCAGCGCCAGTGCGATCGATTCGTCATCGGCGTACGTCGTCAGTACCAGAACAGCAACCTCCGGGTACTCCGCGGTGATCCGTGCCGTCGCCTTCACCCCGTCAAGCACCGGCATCCGCAGATCCATCAACACCACATCCACCCCACCAGCAGCCACAACCTCAATCGCCTGCGCCCCGTTACCGGCCGCTCCCACCACCTCGACCCCATCGATCAGCCCCAGCAACGCGACCAACCCTTCACGAACAACCTGCTGATCATCCGCAACCACCACCCGCACCACCTGCTCAGCCATGCACCACCACCCACTGACCAACACCCGGTACCACCACGGGCTGCCCAGCGCCCGGTACCAATGTCAGCTGGCCAGCATCCGGCGCCAGCACGCGCATCGACGAATCAGGCATCTGCCACCTCCGCGATGACCAGCCAGCCGTCGCTGACTGGGCCGGCCTCCAGGCTGCCACCGACCAGGGCCAGGCGCTCCCGCATCCCAGCTAGCCCGAAACCGTTGTTGGCTGGTCCGGCCTCCGGCTGGCTGCGGTCGAGCGCAGGTAGCTCTCGCATCCCGGCCAACCCGAAACCGCTGCCGGTTGGGTCGGCTCCTGGCTTGCCGCCATCGAGGGTGAGTTGCTCCCGTGCCTCCGCGAGCCCGGGCCTGTACCCGGGCGAGGCGGTGGGATCCAGGAGCGGATCAGCCGGGTGCCGGTCCTGTGCTTGGCCCGTTGTCGGGTTGTGGATGGTTAGGCGGAGGGGGGTGTCGTAGGAGAGGTGGATGGTGATGGGTTGGGTGGGGGCGTGGCGGGCGGCGTTGGTGAGGGCTTCTCGGGCGGCGCCTAGGAGGGCGACGGTGATGCCTGAGGGGGTTGGTCGGGGAGTACCGGATTTTGTTGTTGTGACCTTGGTTTGGTGGTCCGTGGAGTGTTGGTCGGCCAAGGCGGTGAGGGCCTCGGGTAGGGATGGTGCCTCGTCGGAACGTAAGGCGGCGACGGCGCTTCGGGCTTCGACCAGGCCTTGGACGGCGAGGCGGCGCGAGCGGCGTACGCGATCCAATGCACCGGCCGTGTCGTTGCGGTCGGCAAGCAATGCTTCGGCTAGCTCGAGTTGCACCGACAACGCACCCAAGGAATGGGCCAGTACGTCGTGGAGGTCGCGCGCGATTCGGCCGCGTTCGTCCAGGGCGGCTGCGCGGGCGTGCTCCTGTTGGGCTAGCTGCGTCTGCTCGAGCAACTGCGCCGTCTGACGAGCCTGTACTTCGTACTGCCGCCGATTGAGTCCGAACGCGACCAGGATCGCCGTCCACATCAACTGGCTCAAGTACCAGCCGACCGAGCGATCCCACCACACCGCCGAGAGCGCGAAGGCAATGGCGCAACTGATGCCGACGGCAATGATCGGGCGGTTGCGCCAGGGATGCACCATCACGGCGATGTCGGTGAGCGGGATGAGTACGAGCACGAGCGCGTTCGACCCGGATACGCCGGTGACGAGCGCCGAGCTGATCGCGGCGTACGCGAGGAAGCCGAGCGCCCAGTACGGCCGGTAGTTCATCAGGAAGGTACCGGCCAGGAAGGTGACCAGGCCGACCCCGAGCACGACCCAGACCCAGCGTTGCTCCGGCCGCGCGGTCGCCAGCACGCCGATCGCCACGGCCGACGTCATCGCCCGGCCGAGCCAGCCGGTCTCGCCGAAGATCGCCCTCGTGTTCACCTGCTCGAGTACTCCTCAGCCTGTCGATGTGCTTTGGACTGGACGACTACCGACTGGACCAGCAGGTTGGCGCCCAAGGTCAGTAGGAGCGACCCACCGCCAGAGGTGATCGTCGCACCCAAGAGGTGCCCCACGCCGGCAAGACCCAGCCGGAGGACGAGGTAGCCGACCATGATCCCGAGCCCGGGCAGCCCGAGTCGGTAGAACACTTTCGGACCCCGATGCTCGACCTGCGCGACGCGTCCGGTGGCCAGTCCGGCGAAGAGCGCGAGCCCGACGCCGAGGATCAGCAAGGTGATGTCGAGCGGCCCCAGCTCGGCGCCGGTGAGCTTGTCGTGCAGTTGGTAGAGGCCGATACCGGCCATCACGAGTGGGCCGCGCCAGACGTCGGTGTCGGAGTTCTCCAGCTCCGACCAGGACAACCGGCGGGCGAGGACGGCGATCACGATCACGACCACGATCGCGGCATTGGCAAGGGAAGAAATCGACATGATCCTGAAGTTAGAAAATTACTGCCACGTTTCGGACCGCCTATGGGTGGAGATCGGGGTGGAGAAACCCACCGGCGCGGCCCGGTGGGATCGAGTGCGGCGAGGAGAGTAACGTTCCTCACCGGTAGCGTCACTAAGCGTCAGGACGACGATGCGGAGGCCGGCTTGTGTTAGCGCAAGACTCGATCCTGCGGCTCGATGCCACAGCGATCGACTACATCATCATCGCGTTGTACTTCACGTTCGTGCTCGGCATCGGATACCTCGCCAAACGCGCGGTCTCGAACAGCCTCGACTTCTTCCTGTCCGGGCGATCACTGCCCGCCTGGGTGACCGGCCTGGCGTTCATCTCGGCCAACCTGGGCGCGATCGAGATCATGGGCATGTCGGCCAACGGCGCGCAGTACGGGATGCCGACCGTGCACTACTTCTGGATCGGCGCGATCCCGGCGATGCTGTTCCTCGGCGTCGTGATGATGCCGTTCTACTACGGCTCCAAGGTGCGCAGCGTGCCGGAGTTCATGCTGCGGCGGTTCGGCAAGACGGCGCATCTGGTGAATGCGATCAGCTTCGCCGTCGCCCAGGTGCTGATCGCCGGCGTGAACCTGTTCCTGCTGGCCACCATCGTCAACGTGCTGCTCGGCTGGCCGATCTGGCTGTCGCTGATCATCGCCGCGGCGATCGTGCTCAGCTACATCACCCTCGGCGGTCTGTCCGCGGCGATCTACAACGAGGTGCTGCAGTTCTTCGTGATCGTCGCCGCGCTGCTGCCGCTGACCATCATCGGCCTGCACAAGGTCGGCGGCTGGCAAGGACTGGTCGACAAGATCACCGCCGATCCCAACGGTGGCAGCCAGCAGTTGCATGCCTGGCCGGGCGAGCAGCTAAGCGGTTTCACCAGCAGTTGGCTGTCCGTGATCGGGGTCGTCTTCGGCCTCGGCTTCGTGTTGTCGTTCGGCTACTGGACGACGAACTTCGTCGAGGTGCAGCGCGCGCTGGCCAGCAAGAACATGTCGGCCGCCCGGCGGACCCCGATCATCGGCTCGTTCCCGAAGATGTTCATCCCGTTCATCGTGATCATCCCCGGCATGATCGCCGCCGTCGCGGTCCCGGAGATGCAGCAGCTCAAGGCCAACAAGGGTGACGGTTCGGTGACCTACAACGACGCGTTGCTGCTGCTGATGCGCGACCTGCTGCCGAACGGCATGCTCGGCCTCGCCATCACCGGTCTGCTGGCCTCGTTCATGGCCGGTATGGCGGCGAACCTCAGCTCGTTCAACACGGTCTTCACCTACGACCTGGTCGAGCGGTACATCGTCAAGGACCGCGACGACGCGTTCTACCTGCGGCTCGGCCGCTGGGCGACCGTCGGCGGCACCATCGTCGCGATCGGCACGGCGGCGATCGCCTCCGGCTACAGCAACCTGATGGACTACCTGCAGCAACTGTTCTCGTTCTTCAACGCCCCGCTGTTCGCCACCTTCATCCTCGGTATGTTCTGGAAACGGATGACGGCGACGGCCGGCTGGGTCGGCCTGGTCAGCGGTACCTCGACGGCGATCCTGGTCTTCATCCTGTCGGAGACCGGCGCGATCGACCTGCCCGGGCAAGGTGCGAGTTTCGTCGGCGCCGGCGCGGCCTTCGTGGTCGACATCCTGGTCAGCATCGTGGTGAGCATGGCGACCAGACCGAAGACGGACGAGGAGCTCAAGGGGCTGGTCTACTCGCTGACCCCGAAGCAGGACCGGACCGAGGTCGCCGAGGAGGGCGACCACGGCTGGTACCGCAAGCCGACCGTGCTGGCCGGCATATCGCTGGCGATGGTCGTCGTGCTGAACATCGTCTTCGGCTGAGAGGGGCGGACAGATGGCAGACAAGAAGAAGGCCGGCGCGTTCGACATCCGGGTGGTGATCGCGCTGCTGATCGCGATCTACGGGGTGGTGCTGACGATCCTCGGGATCATCGCCGACCCCAAGGAGGTCGACAAGGCGGCCGGTATCAACATCAACCTGTGGGGCGGGCTCGCGATGCTCGTCTTCGCGGGCATCTTCATCCTGTGGGCCCGGCTGCGGCCGATCGTCGTACCGGTGGAGAAGGCGAGCGAGTGACCTGTCGGCACCACTGGTCGTGGTAGGACCAGTGGTGCGTGTCCGTTTGACGAACATCGGCGTCCGGGCAGATCCTGCTGCTCGGACGTCGATG
This region includes:
- a CDS encoding histidine kinase, with product MNTRAIFGETGWLGRAMTSAVAIGVLATARPEQRWVWVVLGVGLVTFLAGTFLMNYRPYWALGFLAYAAISSALVTGVSGSNALVLVLIPLTDIAVMVHPWRNRPIIAVGISCAIAFALSAVWWDRSVGWYLSQLMWTAILVAFGLNRRQYEVQARQTAQLLEQTQLAQQEHARAAALDERGRIARDLHDVLAHSLGALSVQLELAEALLADRNDTAGALDRVRRSRRLAVQGLVEARSAVAALRSDEAPSLPEALTALADQHSTDHQTKVTTTKSGTPRPTPSGITVALLGAAREALTNAARHAPTQPITIHLSYDTPLRLTIHNPTTGQAQDRHPADPLLDPTASPGYRPGLAEAREQLTLDGGKPGADPTGSGFGLAGMRELPALDRSQPEAGPANNGFGLAGMRERLALVGGSLEAGPVSDGWLVIAEVADA
- a CDS encoding sodium:solute symporter family protein, yielding MLAQDSILRLDATAIDYIIIALYFTFVLGIGYLAKRAVSNSLDFFLSGRSLPAWVTGLAFISANLGAIEIMGMSANGAQYGMPTVHYFWIGAIPAMLFLGVVMMPFYYGSKVRSVPEFMLRRFGKTAHLVNAISFAVAQVLIAGVNLFLLATIVNVLLGWPIWLSLIIAAAIVLSYITLGGLSAAIYNEVLQFFVIVAALLPLTIIGLHKVGGWQGLVDKITADPNGGSQQLHAWPGEQLSGFTSSWLSVIGVVFGLGFVLSFGYWTTNFVEVQRALASKNMSAARRTPIIGSFPKMFIPFIVIIPGMIAAVAVPEMQQLKANKGDGSVTYNDALLLLMRDLLPNGMLGLAITGLLASFMAGMAANLSSFNTVFTYDLVERYIVKDRDDAFYLRLGRWATVGGTIVAIGTAAIASGYSNLMDYLQQLFSFFNAPLFATFILGMFWKRMTATAGWVGLVSGTSTAILVFILSETGAIDLPGQGASFVGAGAAFVVDILVSIVVSMATRPKTDEELKGLVYSLTPKQDRTEVAEEGDHGWYRKPTVLAGISLAMVVVLNIVFG
- a CDS encoding response regulator transcription factor translates to MAEQVVRVVVADDQQVVREGLVALLGLIDGVEVVGAAGNGAQAIEVVAAGGVDVVLMDLRMPVLDGVKATARITAEYPEVAVLVLTTYADDESIALALRAGARGYLTKDAGRVEIGAALHATAAGQSTFDPEVSRKLIAGLNPTPAPRNDGLTARESEVLKLIAQGLSNAEIADLLFIGETTVKTHINNTFAKIGARHRAEAVRYAYRHGLAEA